Proteins encoded in a region of the Gammaproteobacteria bacterium genome:
- a CDS encoding VOC family protein, translating into MSDLFVPRVGGILSADIAVPEHEREMRFYSRVLSTGENPLWREDLMNNLGMPIIGLGARSTEYEMLPLQWMPHIQVADVATSIERALSLGGSELIHGKDDGGKSLWAGLLDPNGTAFGIIPVVSAEEISAHYSNPSHDAAAPMGNIAWLDLTISDAASTRDFYRQVIGWSVQDVDMVDAGEHYADYNMLGDDDKPAAGICHLRGANQGLPPVWMMYLPVGDLAESLRRVQEEGGKIIKATKGADGGYTCAIIEDPVGATLALGQG; encoded by the coding sequence ATGAGTGATCTCTTTGTCCCACGCGTCGGCGGCATTCTCTCCGCCGACATTGCCGTTCCTGAACACGAACGTGAAATGCGCTTCTACTCACGCGTACTCAGCACAGGCGAGAATCCACTTTGGCGCGAGGATCTAATGAACAACCTCGGTATGCCGATCATCGGTTTGGGTGCACGGAGCACCGAGTATGAGATGCTTCCTCTGCAATGGATGCCACACATTCAGGTCGCTGATGTGGCAACGAGTATTGAGCGCGCCCTGAGTCTCGGTGGGAGCGAACTCATCCATGGCAAGGACGACGGTGGAAAGAGCCTGTGGGCTGGGCTGCTCGATCCCAATGGGACGGCGTTCGGTATCATTCCAGTCGTTTCTGCGGAAGAGATTTCCGCACATTACAGCAACCCATCGCACGACGCGGCTGCGCCCATGGGCAACATCGCCTGGCTAGATCTTACAATCTCCGACGCCGCTTCTACTCGTGACTTCTATCGCCAGGTCATTGGATGGTCGGTACAGGACGTCGACATGGTGGACGCAGGCGAGCACTACGCTGACTACAACATGCTGGGGGATGATGACAAACCGGCGGCGGGAATCTGTCATTTGCGCGGCGCAAACCAGGGTCTACCACCTGTCTGGATGATGTACCTCCCCGTTGGCGACCTAGCCGAAAGTCTTCGCCGGGTCCAAGAGGAAGGTGGCAAGATAATCAAGGCGACCAAGGGGGCCGATGGCGGTTATACCTGTGCAATCATTGAAGACCCCGTGGGAGCGACCCTGGCACTGGGGCAAGGATAG
- a CDS encoding nucleoside transporter C-terminal domain-containing protein: protein MSYLQAVLGLMVFIGLAALLSERRQAPRWQLVAAGLGLQFAFALLVFRLEFIQQALYGINQAVAAIVSATEAGTLFVFGYLGGDPANVAYPFSVDDPGAAVILAFRILPLILVFTVLSAILWHYRILPLIVQGFSLLLRRSLGVSGAVGLGAAANVFVGMVESPALIRPYLSTLSRSDLFIVMTCGMATIAGSVMVLYSVILEGVVSNPLGHIITASVISAPAAIMLALIMIPPDREATPAQPPAIESQYHSLMDAITRGTSDGLRLTANVAAMLIVLVALVALTNSLLSLLPDLGGMPITLQRLFSLAFAPLVWLMGIPWQEALAAGNLMGTKTVLNELLAFLAMAELPPGTLSEKSTLIMTYALCGFANFGSLGIMIAGLSGMCPARAQEIVTLAPRSLISGTLATCMTGAIAGLLL from the coding sequence ATGTCTTACCTGCAGGCTGTGCTTGGTTTGATGGTTTTTATTGGCCTGGCGGCACTGCTCAGCGAACGCCGTCAAGCGCCCCGCTGGCAGTTAGTGGCCGCCGGACTGGGCCTGCAGTTCGCTTTTGCCCTGCTGGTGTTTCGACTCGAATTCATCCAGCAGGCGCTTTATGGCATAAACCAGGCGGTAGCCGCCATTGTCAGCGCAACGGAGGCCGGCACGCTCTTCGTGTTCGGCTACCTGGGCGGCGACCCCGCCAATGTGGCCTATCCTTTCAGTGTGGACGACCCGGGTGCGGCCGTGATCCTGGCCTTCCGTATTCTGCCACTCATCCTGGTCTTTACCGTGCTTTCTGCCATTCTTTGGCACTACCGGATCCTGCCGCTGATCGTGCAGGGATTTTCCCTGCTGCTGCGCCGCAGTCTGGGAGTCAGCGGCGCCGTGGGGCTCGGTGCTGCGGCGAACGTCTTCGTCGGCATGGTGGAATCACCAGCCCTGATCCGCCCCTACCTCAGCACCTTGAGCAGAAGCGATCTGTTTATCGTGATGACCTGTGGCATGGCGACCATTGCCGGCTCGGTCATGGTGCTTTACTCGGTGATCCTGGAAGGCGTGGTCAGCAACCCTTTGGGACACATCATCACGGCGTCGGTTATCAGTGCGCCTGCCGCCATCATGCTGGCCCTGATCATGATTCCACCGGACAGAGAGGCCACGCCTGCGCAACCCCCCGCCATCGAAAGCCAATACCACAGCCTGATGGACGCCATCACCCGAGGCACCAGTGATGGTCTGCGCTTGACGGCCAACGTGGCAGCCATGCTGATCGTACTGGTAGCCCTGGTGGCACTGACAAACAGCCTGCTCTCGCTGCTGCCCGACCTGGGTGGCATGCCGATAACCCTGCAACGGCTTTTCTCACTGGCTTTTGCGCCACTGGTCTGGCTGATGGGTATTCCCTGGCAGGAAGCCCTTGCCGCCGGCAATCTGATGGGCACCAAGACGGTGCTGAACGAACTGCTGGCGTTCCTGGCCATGGCTGAATTGCCGCCGGGCACCCTGTCGGAAAAATCCACCCTGATAATGACCTATGCCCTGTGCGGCTTCGCCAATTTCGGCAGCCTGGGCATCATGATTGCCGGGCTGTCGGGTATGTGCCCGGCCCGGGCTCAGGAAATCGTGACCCTGGCGCCCCGCTCACTGATCTCCGGCACTCTCGCCACCTGTATGACCGGTGCCATCGCCGGGCTGCTACTCTAG